One window of Desulfobacca acetoxidans DSM 11109 genomic DNA carries:
- the carA gene encoding glutamine-hydrolyzing carbamoyl-phosphate synthase small subunit: MKALLALEDGLVLSGRSFTGSGEAVGEVVFNTSMTGYQEILTDPSYKGQIVTMTYPMIGNYGVNLEDVESRGVQAEGFIIKEYYAYPSNWRARGTLADYLEASGRLGVEGIDTRAVTKRLREAGAMRGIISTLDLDPASLVRRARELPSMEGANLVDLVTCTEPYWWDETDAGPYSPTENLQVLWQQRAGKKVVLYDYGVKFNIIRSLKARGLEVLVVPAATPAAAVLALNPDGIVLSNGPGDPAAVTYAVENIRQCLGQKPMFGICLGHQLMGLALGGRTFKLKFGHRGGNQPVKNLLNGKVEITSQNHGFAVDLNSINDPAVELTHVNLNDNTLEGLRHPKLKAFSVQYHPEASPGPHDADYLFDEFLNLVE, encoded by the coding sequence ATGAAGGCATTGCTCGCATTGGAAGACGGCCTGGTGCTTTCGGGTCGTTCGTTTACCGGATCGGGGGAGGCGGTCGGAGAAGTGGTCTTTAACACCTCGATGACCGGCTATCAGGAGATCCTTACCGATCCTTCCTATAAGGGCCAGATCGTTACCATGACCTATCCCATGATCGGCAACTACGGAGTTAATCTGGAGGATGTCGAGTCCCGGGGGGTGCAGGCGGAAGGTTTTATCATCAAGGAATACTATGCCTATCCCTCAAACTGGCGGGCTCGGGGTACTCTAGCCGACTACCTCGAGGCCAGCGGCCGGTTGGGGGTGGAAGGCATCGACACCCGGGCGGTTACCAAACGGCTGCGGGAGGCTGGCGCCATGCGGGGGATAATCTCCACTCTGGATCTGGACCCGGCCTCACTGGTGCGCCGGGCCCGGGAGCTGCCCAGCATGGAGGGCGCCAATCTGGTGGACTTAGTGACCTGCACCGAACCCTATTGGTGGGATGAGACTGATGCCGGTCCGTATTCTCCAACCGAAAACCTCCAGGTCTTGTGGCAGCAGCGCGCCGGTAAAAAGGTGGTATTGTATGACTATGGCGTCAAGTTCAACATCATCCGCAGCCTCAAAGCGCGAGGGCTGGAGGTCCTGGTGGTCCCCGCGGCCACCCCGGCGGCGGCGGTTTTGGCCCTCAACCCCGATGGCATTGTCCTTTCCAACGGCCCGGGCGATCCGGCGGCGGTGACCTATGCGGTGGAAAATATTCGCCAGTGCCTGGGCCAGAAGCCGATGTTCGGCATCTGTCTGGGGCATCAGCTCATGGGTTTGGCCCTGGGGGGGCGTACCTTTAAACTCAAGTTCGGCCACCGGGGAGGCAACCAGCCGGTGAAGAATCTTCTGAACGGCAAAGTGGAGATAACCTCCCAGAACCATGGGTTTGCTGTGGATTTGAATTCCATTAATGACCCGGCGGTGGAACTGACCCACGTCAATTTAAACGACAACACTCTGGAGGGCCTGCGCCATCCGAAGCTTAAGGCTTTCTCGGTGCAGTACCATCCTGAGGCGAGCCCCGGGCCCCATGATGCGGATTATTTGTTTGATGAGTTTTTGAATTTAGTCGAATAA
- a CDS encoding type II toxin-antitoxin system HicA family toxin produces MTEINKLLFRILRGASDNNIPFDGICHLLRKLGFQERVRGSHYIFTKEGAVEILNLQPKEGNAKVYQVKQVCQIILKYHLGDQDE; encoded by the coding sequence ATGACCGAAATCAATAAACTTCTTTTTCGAATATTACGGGGAGCATCTGATAACAATATTCCTTTTGATGGCATTTGTCATTTACTCAGAAAATTAGGGTTTCAAGAGCGTGTACGAGGCAGCCATTACATTTTTACGAAAGAGGGGGCTGTGGAAATTTTAAACCTGCAGCCCAAGGAAGGTAACGCTAAAGTATATCAGGTCAAACAGGTCTGCCAAATTATCCTGAAATATCATTTGGGAGACCAAGATGAGTAA
- a CDS encoding type II toxin-antitoxin system HicB family antitoxin, with product MSKYRYEVIIYWSDEDQAFIAEVPELAGCAADGQTYQEAVANIETIIQDWIETAVELGRPVPEPKGRGSCMLDQ from the coding sequence ATGAGTAAATACCGCTATGAGGTAATTATTTACTGGAGCGATGAAGATCAGGCCTTCATAGCCGAAGTCCCCGAGCTCGCTGGTTGCGCCGCTGATGGCCAAACCTATCAGGAGGCGGTGGCCAATATTGAGACGATCATTCAGGATTGGATTGAAACTGCTGTGGAATTAGGCAGGCCAGTTCCGGAGCCTAAGGGCCGCGGCTCATGTATGCTTGATCAATAA
- a CDS encoding type II toxin-antitoxin system HicB family antitoxin — translation MKFKVVFEPSGEGGYTVYVPSLPGCISAGDTLEEALANIREAISLYLEEDELLQVPEKASVMEIVA, via the coding sequence ATGAAATTCAAAGTGGTATTCGAGCCAAGCGGCGAAGGGGGCTATACGGTATATGTGCCGTCTTTGCCCGGATGCATCTCTGCAGGGGATACCCTGGAAGAGGCCTTGGCCAATATCCGGGAGGCAATCTCCTTATATCTTGAAGAGGACGAGCTCTTGCAGGTGCCTGAAAAAGCTTCGGTTATGGAAATCGTTGCATGA
- a CDS encoding DUF933 domain-containing protein, with product MKVCTVGLDLPEGKVKYHDDKFMELVKKCDPLKVTPFYVEFIRDDLVHADAFVVSAEKVLDLLILDMEKLEGRRDRTEDAGEKALLSRCLEGLEMEVPLCDLALAPEELALIKTLAPLSLKPTLVMGELLAVNEIITRVLAKAKMVFFYTVGKKEVHAWPVHYHADIVTCAGKIHTDLARGFIKADIVKYDDFVNVFNMQEARAKKLVHLVDRDYHIEDGDIVEIRFNV from the coding sequence ATGAAAGTATGTACCGTAGGACTTGATCTGCCCGAGGGCAAGGTCAAGTATCACGACGACAAGTTTATGGAATTGGTCAAGAAGTGCGATCCGTTGAAGGTGACGCCCTTTTATGTGGAATTTATCCGGGATGACTTGGTGCATGCCGACGCCTTTGTGGTCTCGGCCGAGAAAGTGTTGGACCTGCTGATCCTGGACATGGAGAAACTGGAAGGTCGGCGGGACCGCACTGAAGACGCCGGTGAAAAAGCCCTGCTGAGTCGATGCCTGGAGGGACTGGAAATGGAGGTGCCTCTGTGCGACCTGGCTTTGGCGCCGGAAGAGCTGGCTCTGATCAAGACTCTGGCGCCGCTGAGTCTGAAGCCGACGCTGGTAATGGGTGAGCTGCTTGCGGTCAACGAGATTATCACCCGCGTCCTGGCCAAGGCCAAAATGGTCTTCTTCTACACGGTCGGGAAGAAAGAGGTCCATGCCTGGCCCGTGCACTATCATGCCGATATCGTCACCTGCGCTGGCAAGATTCATACCGATCTGGCTCGGGGCTTCATCAAGGCCGACATTGTCAAGTATGATGATTTTGTCAATGTTTTCAACATGCAGGAAGCCCGGGCGAAAAAACTGGTGCACCTCGTGGACCGGGACTATCATATTGAAGATGGGGATATTGTAGAGATTCGGTTTAATGTTTAA
- a CDS encoding nucleotidyltransferase domain-containing protein, giving the protein MISKSKIQEAIKLLKQAAQPSFIILFGSYGRGTPREDSDVDLLVVLPEVKDRREEMVRLRRVLRPLRIPVDVLVVSEAIFREWSGTPGNVFFEAAQEGQVLYEAA; this is encoded by the coding sequence ATGATTTCAAAATCAAAGATTCAGGAAGCTATAAAGCTCCTCAAACAGGCAGCTCAACCGAGCTTCATAATCCTTTTCGGCTCTTATGGCCGCGGGACACCCCGTGAAGATAGCGATGTGGATCTTCTGGTAGTTCTCCCGGAGGTCAAAGATCGAAGGGAAGAGATGGTGCGCCTGCGCCGGGTTTTACGTCCTCTCCGAATACCGGTTGATGTTCTGGTGGTAAGTGAAGCGATTTTTCGCGAATGGTCCGGAACCCCTGGAAATGTATTTTTTGAAGCTGCTCAGGAAGGACAAGTGCTTTATGAAGCAGCTTGA
- a CDS encoding HEPN domain-containing protein, with translation MKQLEQARLYLKKAKEDEALLDEVLDSPRISDSVIGFHCQQAAEKLVKALLSCWGLRFRKTHDLLELVDLLIDSGYDIPEYLNDIDYLTPYAIEFRYELFPQSEEMRLDRQEARRLIVKLRSWIESQISILESKP, from the coding sequence ATGAAGCAGCTTGAGCAAGCAAGGCTTTATCTGAAAAAAGCCAAGGAGGATGAAGCGTTGCTGGACGAGGTGCTCGATTCCCCTCGGATTAGTGATTCAGTCATTGGTTTTCATTGCCAGCAAGCGGCTGAGAAGCTCGTGAAGGCTCTCTTGTCTTGTTGGGGCCTCCGTTTCCGTAAGACCCATGATTTACTGGAACTTGTCGATCTCTTAATTGACAGTGGTTATGATATACCTGAATATCTTAATGATATTGATTACTTAACGCCATATGCGATTGAGTTTCGATATGAGCTTTTCCCTCAATCGGAAGAAATGAGATTAGATCGGCAAGAAGCTCGCAGGCTGATTGTTAAACTACGTTCCTGGATAGAGTCACAGATAAGTATCCTGGAGTCAAAACCATGA
- a CDS encoding plasmid pRiA4b ORF-3 family protein → MRDVLKRARSKFHYIYDFGDNWEHEILVEKITPLDAGRHYPCCLAGERACPPEDCGGVWGYKDLLDITSTPDHPDYEELREWLGEHFDPEAFDLEAVNRSLKRLK, encoded by the coding sequence TTGCGCGACGTGCTCAAACGTGCCAGATCGAAATTCCATTATATCTATGATTTCGGTGATAATTGGGAACATGAGATTTTAGTTGAAAAAATTACTCCGCTGGATGCAGGCAGACATTATCCTTGTTGTTTGGCAGGAGAGCGAGCCTGTCCTCCCGAAGATTGCGGTGGCGTCTGGGGCTATAAGGACTTACTGGACATAACCAGCACCCCGGACCACCCCGATTATGAAGAGTTGCGGGAATGGCTAGGAGAACATTTCGATCCCGAGGCTTTTGATCTGGAGGCAGTTAACCGGAGCCTGAAAAGATTAAAATAG